A single genomic interval of Lacrimispora sphenoides JCM 1415 harbors:
- a CDS encoding metal ABC transporter permease, translated as MLSSIISLFSDYTFQTVALGSALLGLISGVLGSFAVLRRQSLLGDGISHSALPGVVMAFVLSGSKNTEVLLMGALISGLLATLFIVSIVRHTRVKFDSALALVMSVFFGLGLVLLTYVQKIPNSNQAGLKRFIFGQASTLLQRDIILMVICGLILLTLVLLFWKEFKLFTFDSDFAQSLGFSPKKLNLLLSFMIVLAIIIGLQTVGVILMSAMLITPAVAARQWTNKLWVMVTLSALFGAASGIAGTAASSLVPKLPTGPAIVVCVSAIVIISVLFAPGRGVLHRVYQRRKNKVLYKLEGGVPDDTTN; from the coding sequence ATGTTAAGCAGTATTATTTCGTTATTTTCCGACTATACATTCCAGACAGTGGCTCTGGGTTCCGCCCTCTTGGGACTGATCAGCGGAGTACTCGGCAGCTTTGCAGTGCTTCGCAGGCAAAGCCTGCTGGGTGACGGAATATCCCACTCCGCCCTACCCGGTGTGGTGATGGCCTTTGTTCTGTCTGGCAGTAAAAATACAGAGGTTCTGTTGATGGGCGCCCTTATTTCCGGTTTGCTGGCAACACTGTTTATTGTCAGTATTGTGAGGCATACCCGCGTAAAATTTGACAGTGCGCTGGCTCTGGTGATGTCCGTATTCTTCGGATTGGGCCTGGTGCTGCTCACTTACGTACAGAAGATTCCAAACTCCAATCAGGCTGGGCTGAAACGCTTTATCTTCGGTCAGGCGTCCACGCTTTTACAGCGGGATATCATTCTGATGGTAATTTGCGGTCTTATATTATTGACACTGGTGCTGCTGTTCTGGAAGGAATTTAAGCTTTTCACTTTTGACAGCGACTTTGCCCAGAGCCTTGGCTTTTCCCCAAAAAAGCTGAATCTTCTGCTGTCATTTATGATTGTACTGGCAATCATTATCGGTTTGCAGACGGTGGGCGTCATTCTTATGAGCGCCATGCTGATTACCCCTGCAGTTGCCGCACGCCAGTGGACCAATAAGCTGTGGGTCATGGTAACGCTCTCAGCGCTTTTCGGAGCAGCGTCCGGTATCGCAGGAACGGCTGCCAGTTCTCTCGTTCCAAAACTGCCGACAGGCCCGGCTATTGTGGTATGCGTTAGTGCCATCGTGATCATCAGCGTCTTGTTCGCTCCTGGGCGCGGTGTTCTGCACAGGGTATATCAACGAAGAAAAAATAAGG
- a CDS encoding metal ABC transporter ATP-binding protein, translated as MERQQTYAVEVEDLTVAYDAKPVLWDIDLKIPKGKLMAVVGPNGAGKTTLIKAMLGLLKPVTGAVRFLDGNDDIRTLKKRIGYVPQSGSVDWDFPATVQDVVLMGCYGKLGWIRRPGKPDVELAKQMLAKVGMQEYASRQISQLSGGQQQRVFLARALAQEAEVYFMDEPFKGVDAQTERAIVALLKELKEQNKTVVVVHHDLQTVPDYFDWVTLINLRVVACGPVEEVFHEDNLKKTYQSSGTLLRGVM; from the coding sequence ATGGAAAGACAACAAACCTATGCAGTGGAGGTAGAGGATTTAACCGTAGCCTATGACGCCAAGCCTGTCCTTTGGGATATCGACTTAAAAATCCCAAAGGGAAAACTGATGGCGGTGGTCGGTCCAAACGGAGCCGGTAAAACGACCTTAATCAAAGCTATGCTCGGACTTTTAAAGCCAGTCACCGGAGCCGTCCGGTTTCTGGACGGAAATGATGATATACGTACCTTAAAAAAACGCATCGGCTATGTACCTCAAAGCGGCAGTGTGGACTGGGATTTCCCGGCCACAGTGCAGGATGTGGTGCTGATGGGCTGCTACGGAAAGTTGGGCTGGATCCGCCGTCCCGGTAAACCGGATGTGGAGCTGGCAAAACAAATGCTGGCAAAAGTAGGCATGCAGGAGTATGCTTCCCGCCAGATCAGCCAGCTCTCCGGCGGCCAGCAGCAGCGGGTTTTCCTGGCCCGCGCCCTGGCACAGGAAGCTGAAGTTTACTTTATGGATGAACCCTTTAAGGGAGTAGACGCTCAAACGGAACGGGCGATCGTAGCACTGTTAAAAGAACTGAAAGAGCAGAATAAAACCGTGGTGGTCGTCCATCACGATCTGCAGACGGTACCCGATTACTTCGACTGGGTTACCCTGATTAATTTGCGCGTGGTTGCCTGTGGTCCTGTGGAGGAAGTATTCCACGAAGATAATTTAAAAAAGACCTACCAAAGCTCCGGTACGCTTCTAAGGGGTGTGATGTGA